A window of the Lentisphaera araneosa HTCC2155 genome harbors these coding sequences:
- a CDS encoding type II secretion system protein, translating to MIKRKTFTLLELLVAIAIIGILVSLLIPHLNRGRRVAKTVVCMNQQKQIFFAFALYHDDNNGYFPVGKDEDDDISWDDLLGAYDGRNLTETDMNASSFQEDDNLNKAYELYQCPANIQYFDGKRVLKSYSVSRHFNNDRSVLGVMSFTNHDGDTSTPKVAWSLKLTEINKPSRFISMTEFQNQWNQLGNGGTQGTFTLGYITEKYGPTNADSTHGLDGGIKGFFPHDPKNYKLNYLHGDGHVSTRSFPNTLSHPERFFDGNNYPNQYIIDTAWNAAEE from the coding sequence ATGATAAAAAGAAAAACATTTACGCTACTAGAACTCTTAGTCGCCATCGCAATTATCGGTATACTCGTAAGCTTGCTTATTCCACATTTAAATAGAGGAAGGAGAGTTGCAAAAACTGTAGTCTGCATGAATCAACAAAAACAAATTTTCTTTGCTTTTGCCCTATATCACGACGACAACAATGGATACTTTCCAGTGGGGAAAGATGAGGATGATGATATTTCATGGGATGATCTGTTAGGAGCTTATGATGGTCGAAACTTAACTGAAACTGATATGAACGCCAGTAGCTTTCAAGAAGATGATAATTTAAACAAAGCTTATGAGCTCTATCAATGTCCCGCCAATATTCAATATTTTGATGGAAAACGCGTCCTCAAATCTTACAGTGTATCTAGGCACTTCAACAATGACCGTTCAGTTCTTGGTGTGATGAGTTTTACCAATCATGATGGGGATACTAGTACCCCTAAAGTAGCTTGGTCTCTAAAGCTTACTGAAATAAACAAACCTTCACGCTTCATCAGCATGACTGAATTTCAAAATCAATGGAATCAACTTGGTAATGGTGGCACTCAGGGAACTTTCACTCTAGGCTACATCACTGAGAAATATGGCCCTACTAATGCAGATAGTACCCACGGACTGGATGGTGGAATTAAAGGTTTTTTCCCACATGATCCAAAAAACTATAAGCTTAATTATCTACATGGCGACGGACATGTCAGCACTCGGTCTTTTCCCAATACTTTAAGTCATCCAGAAAGGTTTTTTGATGGTAATAACTACCCAAATCAATACATCATCGATACTGCGTGGAATGCAGCTGAGGAGTAG
- a CDS encoding reverse transcriptase domain-containing protein has product MIEPIFDIDFSPYSFGFRPKLGCKDALRRVNELLKQGYLYVMDADIQRYFDTIPHEKLMSRVKEKIIDGKILDLIEQFLKANIFDGLKHWEPEEGTPQGGIISPLLANIYLDPFDHKMTEAGFEIVRYADDFLIMCKSKESAKRALRKTRRWMKANGLKLHPEKTRIVDMTEKCEYFEFLGYHFERTRNTHRIKRWPRKQSLKKCKDAIRKKTRRSNKDSIEDIIAYLRPNLLGWYQYFKHSTVYAMRGIDEFTRRRLRSIIAKYNRKKGSHRMIDTRKYNKAYFTDLGFFSLEEAWKLEFQSLRSKH; this is encoded by the coding sequence GTGATAGAGCCGATATTCGATATCGACTTCTCGCCCTACAGTTTTGGATTTCGTCCAAAGCTGGGTTGCAAGGATGCACTTAGACGAGTGAATGAATTGTTAAAGCAGGGCTATCTCTATGTTATGGATGCCGACATCCAACGCTACTTCGATACTATACCACATGAGAAACTCATGAGTCGAGTCAAGGAAAAGATCATTGATGGTAAAATTCTTGATCTGATCGAACAATTCCTCAAAGCCAATATCTTTGATGGTCTCAAACATTGGGAACCTGAAGAAGGTACACCGCAGGGAGGAATTATCAGTCCTCTGTTAGCAAATATCTATCTTGATCCCTTTGATCACAAGATGACCGAGGCTGGATTCGAGATAGTGCGCTATGCAGACGATTTCCTGATCATGTGTAAAAGTAAAGAATCAGCCAAAAGGGCATTGCGCAAAACGCGAAGATGGATGAAAGCCAATGGGCTGAAACTTCATCCAGAAAAAACGCGAATTGTCGACATGACAGAGAAGTGCGAGTACTTCGAGTTTCTCGGATACCATTTCGAGAGAACGCGAAATACACATCGCATTAAACGTTGGCCAAGGAAGCAGAGCCTGAAGAAATGCAAAGATGCCATACGCAAGAAAACGAGGAGAAGCAATAAGGACTCAATAGAGGACATAATTGCTTACCTTCGGCCAAATCTTCTCGGATGGTATCAATACTTCAAGCACTCCACTGTGTATGCAATGCGAGGTATAGATGAATTTACACGCAGAAGACTGCGCAGTATTATAGCCAAATATAATCGCAAGAAAGGTTCTCATCGCATGATTGATACTCGTAAATACAATAAAGCCTACTTTACAGATCTAGGCTTCTTTTCACTGGAGGAAGCCTGGAAACTGGAATTTCAGTCTCTTCGGAGTAAGCACTGA
- the ltrA gene encoding group II intron reverse transcriptase/maturase, with protein sequence MSEMAKQILGRDERFVEIQAWASPSVWTDQMLKTLHRGVERGKWYSLSDKLMRKNNIMEAWEKVCSNKGKHGVDMVSIERYESELEYNNAKLLEELQDGRYDPSAVRRVEIPKGDGRKTRPLGIPTVRDRVVQTALKHVIEPIFDIDFSPYSFGFRPKLGCKDALRRVNELLKQGYLYVMDADIQSYFDTIPHEKLMSRVKEKIIDGKILDLIEQFLKANIFDGLKHWEPEEGTPQGGIISPLLANIYLDLFDHKMTEAGFEIVRYADDFLIMCKSKESAKRALRKTRRWMKANGLKLHPEKTRIVDMTEKCEYFEFLGYHFERTRNTHRIKRWPRKQSLKKCKDAIRKKTRRSNKDSIEDIIAYLRPNLVGWYQYFKHSTVYAMRGIDEFTRRRLRSIIAKYNRKKGSHRMIDTRKYNKAYFTDLGFFSLEEAWKLEFQSLRSKH encoded by the coding sequence ATGTCAGAAATGGCTAAACAAATATTAGGACGAGATGAACGCTTTGTTGAAATACAAGCGTGGGCGTCACCTTCTGTCTGGACGGATCAGATGCTGAAAACTCTTCATAGAGGAGTTGAAAGAGGCAAGTGGTACAGCTTATCAGATAAGCTGATGCGTAAGAATAATATTATGGAGGCTTGGGAGAAAGTGTGTTCAAATAAGGGCAAACATGGAGTGGACATGGTATCAATCGAGCGCTACGAATCAGAGCTGGAGTATAATAATGCTAAGCTTCTCGAAGAACTGCAAGATGGAAGGTATGATCCCAGTGCAGTGCGCCGAGTGGAAATCCCAAAAGGTGATGGTCGAAAGACCAGACCTTTGGGAATACCCACAGTGCGTGATCGAGTAGTTCAAACAGCTCTGAAACATGTGATAGAGCCGATATTCGATATCGACTTCTCGCCCTACAGTTTTGGATTTCGTCCAAAGCTGGGTTGCAAGGATGCACTTAGACGAGTGAATGAATTGTTAAAGCAGGGCTATCTCTATGTTATGGATGCCGACATCCAAAGCTACTTCGATACTATACCACATGAGAAACTCATGAGTCGAGTCAAGGAAAAGATCATTGATGGTAAAATTCTTGATCTGATCGAACAATTCCTCAAAGCCAATATCTTTGATGGTCTCAAACATTGGGAACCTGAAGAAGGTACACCGCAGGGAGGAATTATCAGTCCTCTGTTAGCAAATATCTATCTTGATCTCTTTGATCACAAGATGACCGAGGCTGGATTCGAGATAGTGCGCTATGCAGACGATTTCCTGATCATGTGTAAAAGTAAAGAATCAGCCAAAAGGGCATTGCGCAAAACGCGAAGATGGATGAAAGCCAATGGGCTGAAACTTCATCCAGAAAAAACGCGAATTGTCGACATGACAGAGAAGTGCGAGTACTTCGAGTTTCTCGGATACCATTTCGAGAGAACGCGAAATACACATCGCATTAAACGTTGGCCAAGGAAGCAGAGCCTGAAGAAATGCAAAGATGCCATACGCAAGAAAACGAGGAGAAGCAATAAGGACTCAATAGAGGACATAATTGCTTACCTTCGGCCAAATCTTGTCGGATGGTATCAATACTTCAAGCACTCCACTGTGTATGCAATGCGAGGTATAGATGAATTTACACGCAGAAGACTGCGCAGCATTATAGCCAAATATAATCGCAAGAAAGGTTCTCATCGCATGATTGATACTCGTAAATACAATAAAGCCTACTTTACAGATCTAGGCTTCTTTTCACTGGAAGAAGCTTGGAAACTGGAATTTCAGTCTCTTCGGAGTAAGCACTGA
- a CDS encoding sulfatase — protein MRFSNAYAPASVCTPARKSIQIGKSPVRLGYTYNGNPLNISKRKSWANETSLADVLKGTNKNYITALFGKGIHEPVSSFGYDVVDDQHGTNDNQGNFFYNNGDTVGPEDLKQVFSLTEKSEKFIEKYAGKQPFFLMLSHYTVHGPITSTAAGLKKYQEKAAGLPKGDARTNKKQQEMAAMIESMDISVGRVLDALDKAGVRDKTYIIFTSDNGGWVSLTPHLLRGKKGNLFEGGLRVPMIVAGPNIPENSQCDVMLNHWDFLPTFHDLVGATEPLPENLDGGSLRSIFEQGNEGQIIRPEEAFIFHMPYARMPPVTAIRSGKYKLIRQLNTGEEILFDLDKDLSEKNNLAKLMPEVAARLSKELDAYLEKVGGEKIDDVFDAQYKNIASQMEDIKAKHEKLIQQSGDDQTKISALTKKRDKDLKRLQDFKLQKIDPARICTNFDGNPKGDYRKTSAAE, from the coding sequence ATGCGTTTTTCAAATGCCTATGCGCCTGCATCCGTCTGTACTCCGGCGCGAAAAAGTATACAGATCGGGAAATCTCCGGTACGACTTGGCTACACCTATAATGGTAACCCCTTAAACATTAGTAAAAGAAAATCATGGGCTAATGAAACTAGCTTGGCAGACGTACTCAAAGGAACTAACAAAAACTATATTACCGCACTGTTTGGTAAAGGTATACACGAGCCCGTTTCAAGCTTTGGCTATGATGTGGTAGACGATCAGCACGGCACCAACGACAACCAGGGAAATTTCTTTTACAACAATGGTGACACCGTGGGACCGGAAGACCTAAAGCAGGTTTTTTCGCTGACCGAGAAATCGGAGAAATTCATTGAAAAGTACGCAGGTAAACAGCCCTTTTTCCTTATGCTTTCACACTACACAGTACATGGGCCCATCACCAGTACTGCTGCTGGTCTAAAAAAATACCAAGAGAAAGCTGCTGGCCTACCAAAAGGTGATGCACGCACAAATAAGAAACAGCAAGAGATGGCGGCGATGATTGAGTCGATGGACATCAGCGTTGGCCGCGTTCTCGACGCTCTGGATAAAGCGGGAGTAAGGGACAAGACCTATATCATCTTTACTTCTGATAATGGCGGTTGGGTATCTCTTACGCCTCATCTCTTAAGAGGAAAAAAAGGCAATCTCTTTGAAGGCGGATTACGCGTTCCTATGATTGTTGCCGGACCGAATATCCCAGAAAACTCACAGTGTGACGTCATGCTGAATCATTGGGACTTCTTACCCACATTTCATGATCTAGTTGGGGCTACCGAACCCTTGCCCGAGAACCTCGATGGAGGAAGTTTACGCAGTATCTTTGAGCAAGGAAATGAGGGCCAGATTATTCGCCCTGAAGAAGCTTTTATTTTCCATATGCCCTACGCGCGTATGCCACCTGTAACAGCTATCAGGAGCGGTAAATATAAATTAATCCGCCAACTCAACACCGGTGAGGAAATACTCTTTGATCTGGACAAAGATTTAAGCGAGAAAAACAATCTGGCTAAGCTAATGCCAGAAGTCGCGGCAAGACTTAGTAAAGAACTAGATGCTTATTTAGAGAAAGTCGGGGGTGAAAAAATTGACGATGTCTTTGATGCCCAATACAAGAATATCGCTTCACAAATGGAAGATATAAAGGCCAAACATGAAAAGTTAATTCAGCAAAGTGGCGATGATCAGACTAAAATTTCTGCGCTAACCAAGAAACGGGATAAGGACTTAAAACGCCTGCAGGACTTTAAGCTCCAAAAAATAGATCCAGCTCGTATCTGCACGAACTTTGACGGCAACCCCAAAGGTGATTACCGAAAAACATCTGCGGCTGAATAA
- a CDS encoding DUF7133 domain-containing protein: MKLAHLLITSLLSSVSAAEFGTVNTENVIKDPTPVHLDAKESMAKIEVPSKFKLDLVAAEPMVEEPVCMAWGPDGELYVAEMLTYMLDANARDEKTPKSRVTKLVDTNGDGKMDKRTVYLDQLTLPRAILVLDKKVIIGEPPNLWLCEDTDGDGIADKKDLISENFGKKEQNVEHIINGLQWTLDNWIYNGKSSIRYRYKDGKLIEGRVPFRGQWGHTTNNRGERFNTTNTVPVISDIVKTHYLQESKFASKHPHIYSSVRQDENYQAVFPMTGTLDTQGGRGINRDKEGTLRYFTAVCGQTFFRGDRLGKELENTYWACEPVGRLIRGSKVEYKDGYNYISNLFEGAEFIASRDPLFRPVNAYTAPDGTLWFADMYRGIIQQGNWTREGSYLRKEIERRGFEKFVGKGRIYRLTNNDIKPGPLPKFSTASTEDLIAALGHPNGWWRDEAQKLLILRNKEDSVELLKKNLETSDNEWSRVHSLWALEGLGAWSKDLALKMVQDPSEEVVLSALRASDALIDDSDSAFIEELTKASATDSIAITAQKLMSLSLYQQGNASRKGMNQRVLAALGKNHGSEVVAKSVLITLNSTEAMSLLKAISNDEKFTKQEHFLPQYLSLYIVSNAQAKQVEEYLELIAVADRTFGKSLLKGLTVGNSYIGQKMRPIPLPLIKLKKQPKALAEIKAANYDAVELSPLHGCLTWPGEAKFANSVSLRPLNKTEMELFAQGQSIYTSLCIGCHGGDAKGIAIPGGKMTMAPPLAGSTRVNDKSARPFVEILLKGLTGPIDGKNYPGPMAAMGNNDDQWIAAISTYVRRSFGNTAEPVTIAETAKIRGWSKKREKPYTIEELTLSKIKKVKTKKKKK; the protein is encoded by the coding sequence ATGAAATTAGCCCATTTATTAATCACGAGTCTTTTGAGCTCGGTATCTGCTGCAGAATTCGGCACCGTAAATACTGAAAATGTCATTAAAGATCCGACCCCAGTTCATCTCGATGCCAAGGAATCTATGGCCAAGATCGAAGTCCCCAGCAAGTTCAAATTAGACTTAGTGGCGGCTGAACCCATGGTGGAAGAACCCGTCTGTATGGCCTGGGGCCCCGATGGTGAACTCTATGTTGCAGAAATGCTGACCTACATGCTCGACGCGAATGCCCGCGATGAAAAAACACCTAAGTCTAGAGTCACTAAATTAGTCGACACCAACGGCGATGGCAAAATGGACAAGAGAACAGTTTATCTCGACCAGCTAACTCTACCTAGAGCCATACTCGTATTAGACAAAAAAGTCATTATTGGTGAACCGCCCAACTTGTGGCTTTGTGAAGATACAGATGGGGATGGCATCGCTGACAAAAAGGATCTTATCTCAGAAAACTTTGGTAAAAAAGAGCAGAATGTTGAGCATATAATTAATGGCTTGCAGTGGACTTTAGACAATTGGATTTACAATGGTAAATCATCCATCCGCTACCGCTATAAAGATGGTAAACTCATCGAAGGTAGAGTTCCTTTTCGAGGTCAGTGGGGACACACGACAAATAACCGCGGCGAACGCTTCAATACAACCAATACCGTTCCCGTTATTTCCGACATCGTCAAAACTCATTATTTACAAGAAAGTAAATTTGCCAGCAAGCATCCGCATATCTATAGCTCTGTCCGTCAAGATGAGAACTATCAAGCTGTTTTCCCTATGACTGGAACTCTGGATACCCAAGGCGGACGTGGCATCAATAGAGACAAAGAAGGGACCTTGCGCTACTTCACCGCAGTCTGTGGCCAAACTTTTTTTAGAGGCGATCGCCTCGGCAAAGAACTGGAGAATACTTACTGGGCCTGCGAGCCCGTTGGTCGCTTGATCAGAGGCTCAAAAGTCGAATATAAGGATGGCTACAACTACATAAGTAATCTTTTTGAGGGCGCCGAATTTATTGCTTCCAGAGATCCTTTATTCCGTCCGGTAAATGCCTACACTGCTCCCGATGGTACTCTTTGGTTCGCCGATATGTATCGCGGCATCATTCAACAGGGTAATTGGACGCGCGAAGGTTCCTATTTAAGAAAAGAGATCGAACGTCGAGGTTTTGAAAAGTTTGTCGGCAAAGGAAGAATTTACCGCCTCACCAACAATGACATTAAACCAGGGCCATTACCCAAGTTTTCGACGGCCTCCACAGAGGATCTCATTGCAGCCTTAGGGCATCCCAATGGCTGGTGGCGTGATGAAGCTCAAAAGCTTTTAATCCTCAGAAATAAAGAAGATTCAGTTGAGCTCTTAAAGAAAAATCTTGAAACGAGCGATAATGAATGGTCAAGAGTTCATTCTCTTTGGGCCTTAGAGGGGCTGGGTGCTTGGAGCAAGGATTTAGCTTTGAAAATGGTTCAGGATCCCAGTGAGGAAGTCGTACTTTCTGCTCTGAGAGCCAGTGACGCTTTGATCGATGATTCTGACTCGGCTTTTATCGAAGAGCTCACCAAAGCCTCGGCCACGGATTCTATTGCGATCACCGCACAAAAACTAATGAGCCTGAGCCTTTACCAACAAGGAAATGCCTCAAGAAAGGGAATGAATCAGCGGGTCTTAGCGGCTTTGGGTAAAAACCACGGCAGTGAAGTAGTGGCGAAGTCGGTACTCATTACTTTAAATTCCACTGAGGCAATGAGCCTTTTAAAAGCGATCAGCAATGATGAAAAATTCACTAAGCAGGAACATTTCCTACCCCAATACCTCAGTTTATATATTGTCTCTAACGCTCAAGCTAAGCAGGTCGAAGAATACCTAGAATTAATCGCCGTGGCGGACAGGACCTTTGGCAAGTCTTTGCTCAAGGGGCTGACAGTTGGCAATAGCTATATTGGGCAGAAAATGCGCCCTATTCCCTTGCCTTTAATCAAATTAAAAAAGCAGCCAAAGGCCTTAGCAGAAATCAAAGCGGCAAACTACGACGCTGTAGAATTATCCCCCCTCCATGGTTGCCTTACCTGGCCGGGTGAAGCAAAGTTCGCCAATAGCGTGTCTTTAAGACCTCTCAACAAGACAGAAATGGAGCTTTTTGCCCAAGGACAAAGCATTTATACTAGCCTTTGTATTGGTTGTCATGGTGGCGACGCCAAGGGCATCGCCATCCCCGGTGGGAAAATGACCATGGCACCACCTTTAGCGGGTTCCACAAGAGTGAATGATAAGAGTGCTCGACCTTTTGTAGAAATCTTACTCAAGGGCTTAACTGGCCCGATTGATGGTAAAAATTATCCAGGCCCCATGGCCGCCATGGGCAATAATGATGATCAGTGGATCGCCGCCATTTCAACTTATGTACGTCGCTCTTTTGGTAATACGGCAGAGCCCGTTACGATTGCGGAAACCGCAAAAATTCGCGGCTGGTCCAAAAAAAGAGAGAAGCCCTACACTATAGAAGAATTGACCCTATCAAAAATTAAAAAAGTGAAAACTAAGAAAAAAAAGAAATAA
- a CDS encoding ThuA domain-containing protein produces the protein MKKRTQLLALAFFSFALFANAQETIKKKKVKKAPKPPKVLVPPTAEELKKVEQAILAADIKTPKKERKIIVYSQSHGFKHNSRLIGEEMLKLIEEKLKLFKVTINNNPEEWTEEYLSGFDAICVLNATGLEHAFRKDENRQAFINFVKNGGGLFGCHAATDGGKEKWPEYSEMWGGHFDCHPWGKTGTWKIEVCDHSNPLNKCFHGENFAIKDELYLHKGPYKKGNFKTLTRIHLKEKVNTHNSNGKLKTVPGDRGPDGKRARVDLDLSREYPTSWCKKLDQGRVFYATFGHNESAYWNPKIVDHYIRGLQYALGDREADDTADSVQ, from the coding sequence ATGAAAAAGAGAACTCAACTTTTAGCACTAGCATTTTTTAGCTTTGCGCTTTTCGCAAATGCTCAGGAGACGATTAAAAAGAAGAAAGTTAAAAAAGCACCGAAGCCACCAAAAGTCCTCGTCCCTCCCACTGCGGAGGAATTAAAAAAAGTCGAACAAGCTATCCTTGCGGCAGACATTAAGACGCCTAAAAAAGAACGAAAAATCATTGTTTATAGTCAAAGTCATGGCTTTAAGCATAACTCTCGCCTAATCGGGGAAGAAATGCTCAAGCTCATCGAGGAGAAACTCAAGCTCTTCAAAGTTACCATCAATAACAATCCCGAAGAATGGACCGAAGAATACCTCAGTGGATTCGATGCCATTTGCGTATTAAACGCCACGGGCCTTGAGCATGCTTTTAGAAAAGACGAAAATCGCCAGGCTTTCATCAACTTTGTTAAAAATGGCGGCGGGCTTTTTGGTTGTCATGCTGCCACTGATGGCGGCAAAGAAAAATGGCCTGAGTATTCAGAAATGTGGGGTGGTCATTTTGACTGTCACCCATGGGGAAAAACCGGGACCTGGAAGATCGAAGTTTGCGATCACAGCAATCCATTGAATAAGTGTTTTCACGGCGAAAATTTCGCTATAAAGGATGAGCTCTATCTCCATAAAGGACCTTATAAAAAAGGGAACTTCAAAACTCTCACCAGAATTCACCTCAAAGAAAAAGTCAACACTCATAATTCCAATGGCAAGCTCAAAACAGTCCCTGGTGATCGAGGCCCCGATGGCAAGAGAGCAAGAGTTGATCTCGACCTAAGTCGTGAGTACCCTACCTCATGGTGCAAAAAATTGGATCAAGGCCGAGTTTTCTATGCCACTTTTGGACACAATGAATCGGCTTATTGGAATCCAAAAATTGTCGATCATTACATACGTGGCTTACAGTATGCACTAGGTGACAGAGAAGCTGATGACACAGCAGACTCAGTCCAATAA
- a CDS encoding alpha/beta hydrolase, with protein MRNQLEVFYPKNHQASKKKVPAIIFFHGGGWVGGTRGAHRYLCDYFAKRGLVAITASYRVPVKRKVASDKRMGVTDAKSVIRWVKKNADKLGIDPNRIIAGGDSAGGHISLLAALNTKGLNDPTDSKNIDTSIVAYIGYNPAFTELDKEDPEVHVIEHLKKDFPPSLILFGDQDPWLKGWNQTHKKLTQMGVKNVELKIAKNEGHAFWIYQPWSDILLIESDKFLAKLGLIEGEPTLKMPQTGEKMISATE; from the coding sequence GTGCGTAATCAATTAGAGGTTTTTTACCCGAAAAATCACCAAGCTTCAAAAAAGAAAGTCCCTGCTATCATCTTTTTCCACGGCGGTGGTTGGGTAGGTGGGACGAGGGGTGCCCACCGCTACTTGTGTGATTACTTTGCCAAGCGTGGTTTAGTGGCCATCACAGCTTCTTATCGCGTTCCCGTCAAACGCAAGGTCGCCTCCGATAAACGTATGGGCGTAACAGATGCCAAGAGCGTGATTCGCTGGGTGAAAAAGAATGCCGATAAACTCGGAATTGATCCCAACAGAATTATTGCAGGTGGAGATTCGGCGGGCGGTCACATCAGCCTCTTGGCGGCCTTGAATACAAAAGGTCTAAATGATCCCACAGACTCGAAAAATATCGACACTTCTATCGTGGCCTACATCGGCTATAATCCCGCTTTCACTGAGCTCGACAAGGAAGATCCAGAAGTACATGTTATAGAACATTTAAAGAAGGATTTTCCACCCTCACTCATCCTCTTTGGCGATCAAGACCCTTGGTTAAAGGGCTGGAATCAAACTCATAAAAAGCTCACTCAAATGGGTGTAAAAAATGTCGAACTTAAGATCGCTAAAAACGAGGGCCATGCCTTTTGGATTTATCAACCATGGTCAGATATCCTGCTTATTGAATCAGATAAATTCTTAGCTAAGCTAGGTCTAATCGAAGGTGAACCAACATTAAAAATGCCTCAAACTGGCGAAAAAATGATTTCTGCTACTGAATGA
- a CDS encoding beta-L-arabinofuranosidase domain-containing protein, translated as MTLQKLTFTPFALGQIKPQGWLKNQLQIQADGLSGALDQFWPDIKDSSWFGGEAEGWERAPYWLDGAIPLAYLIEDEALISRIKGYMDYIIEHQHADGWLGPREANVENIEATDEYDPWGLILALKVLAQYHQVSQEEKVLGALKSCLQMMDRHMDETPLFNWSRFRWFESLISIYYVYEITQEGWLIELARKFFKQGFDWKEFYQSDEVRTPNARRGDWNFEKHVVNNAMAVKANALWWRVSSDASDRKFAPEMIAVLDRFHGMVTGVFTGDECLSGKNPVQGTELCAVVEYMFSLEQVQTVLASPAIGDRLEKIAFNALPATFGPDMWTHQYDQQVNQVQATDNKEHMWTTNGDASNTFGLEPHFGCCTSNMHQGWPKFAASLLMKTADDGVAAVAYAPCSTSLEIDQVLVKIEVITEYPFRDSVRFKITSDQAVTFPLKLRIPQWATRATIQVDDESILPEAGTYYPLLREWSGETEVRLTMPMQARSSRRYRNALAIERGPLVYSLKIEEEWKKYNEDLPYRDAPHSDYEVLPLSPWQYALDIDEERLHESIDFAEHAIGDCPFSPEGAPVSASLMGKPIKWNLQHGWAGNTPISPVEKERLTNTIPQELTLIPYGCTNLRITEFPTL; from the coding sequence ATGACTTTACAAAAACTCACTTTCACGCCCTTCGCATTGGGACAAATCAAGCCTCAGGGCTGGCTCAAAAATCAACTCCAAATTCAAGCCGATGGCTTAAGCGGTGCCCTCGATCAATTTTGGCCCGATATTAAGGATAGCTCCTGGTTTGGTGGCGAGGCCGAAGGCTGGGAACGCGCCCCGTATTGGCTCGATGGAGCAATCCCCCTCGCCTACCTAATTGAAGATGAAGCCCTCATCAGCCGTATCAAAGGCTATATGGATTATATTATTGAACATCAACATGCCGATGGTTGGTTGGGCCCACGAGAAGCCAATGTGGAAAATATTGAAGCAACTGATGAATACGATCCCTGGGGCTTGATTTTAGCGCTCAAAGTCCTTGCTCAATATCACCAAGTGAGCCAAGAAGAAAAAGTGCTAGGGGCACTCAAATCTTGCTTGCAGATGATGGATCGTCACATGGATGAAACGCCACTTTTTAACTGGAGTAGATTTCGTTGGTTCGAGAGTCTCATTTCTATTTATTATGTCTACGAAATCACTCAAGAAGGCTGGCTCATTGAACTCGCACGAAAGTTCTTTAAACAAGGCTTTGATTGGAAAGAATTTTATCAAAGTGATGAAGTCCGCACACCGAATGCCCGACGCGGTGATTGGAACTTCGAAAAGCATGTGGTCAACAACGCCATGGCGGTGAAAGCTAATGCACTTTGGTGGCGAGTTTCTAGCGATGCCTCCGATCGGAAATTTGCTCCGGAAATGATTGCCGTACTCGATCGTTTTCACGGTATGGTCACAGGTGTTTTCACGGGTGATGAATGCCTCAGCGGTAAAAATCCTGTTCAGGGCACCGAGCTTTGCGCCGTGGTGGAGTACATGTTTTCCTTGGAACAAGTCCAGACCGTTCTCGCTTCACCTGCCATAGGGGATCGTCTCGAAAAAATTGCCTTCAACGCCCTGCCCGCCACCTTTGGGCCCGATATGTGGACCCACCAATACGATCAGCAAGTCAATCAAGTACAGGCTACCGATAATAAAGAACACATGTGGACAACGAATGGCGATGCCTCGAACACCTTTGGCCTCGAGCCTCATTTCGGTTGCTGCACCTCAAATATGCATCAGGGCTGGCCCAAGTTTGCAGCTTCACTACTCATGAAAACAGCTGATGATGGCGTCGCCGCAGTGGCTTATGCCCCCTGTAGCACTAGTCTTGAAATCGACCAAGTACTTGTCAAAATCGAAGTCATCACCGAATACCCCTTCCGCGATAGCGTACGTTTTAAAATCACTAGTGATCAAGCCGTGACTTTCCCACTCAAATTGCGCATTCCGCAATGGGCCACACGCGCCACCATTCAAGTAGATGATGAAAGCATCCTTCCCGAGGCAGGCACTTACTACCCACTGCTTCGCGAATGGTCTGGAGAGACAGAAGTTCGACTCACCATGCCCATGCAAGCTCGTAGTTCTCGACGCTACCGAAATGCCCTAGCGATTGAGCGTGGCCCCTTGGTTTACTCACTGAAAATTGAGGAAGAATGGAAAAAATATAACGAAGACCTCCCCTACCGCGACGCTCCCCACAGCGATTACGAAGTGCTGCCTTTGAGCCCTTGGCAATACGCCTTAGATATCGATGAAGAAAGGCTGCATGAATCCATTGATTTTGCGGAACATGCAATCGGTGATTGCCCCTTTTCTCCTGAAGGTGCTCCCGTAAGTGCCTCGCTTATGGGAAAACCCATCAAATGGAACCTGCAGCATGGTTGGGCAGGCAACACTCCCATTAGCCCTGTAGAAAAGGAGCGCCTCACCAACACGATCCCGCAAGAACTCACCCTTATTCCCTACGGCTGCACGAACCTCCGTATTACGGAGTTTCCAACTTTATAA